The proteins below are encoded in one region of Apium graveolens cultivar Ventura chromosome 4, ASM990537v1, whole genome shotgun sequence:
- the LOC141721405 gene encoding putative mitochondrial adenine nucleotide transporter BTL3 has protein sequence MRGLEIWFHDLIASDEPSVFETNGSAGGGLFLEHSVVSFPWDRRRDHRVFSSGRFMSVTLSSSKANSNQDEFGRNRYKNIADNNNNNNNVNSNSEDETMSFEVVEEYKEHKIVSKKKKDKVKLSGGASAFNTTKHLWSGAVSAMVSRTFVAPLERLKLEYIVRGEQKNLIELIKSIAVSQGLRGFWKGNFVNILRTAPFKAINFYAYDTYRNELLRITGNEETTNFERFVAGAAAGITATVLCIPMDTIRTKMVAPGGEALGGVIGAFRHMIQTEGFFSLYKGLGPSIVSMAPSGAVFYGVYDILKSAYLRSPEGRQRIQHMQQPGQELNAFEQLELGPIRTLMYGAIAGACAEAATYPFEVVRRQLQMQVRETKMSAVATCAKIMEQGGIPALYAGLTPSLLQVLPSAAISYLVYEFMKVVLKVES, from the exons ATGCGCGGTCTGGAGATTTGGTTTCACGATTTGATCGCATCGGATGAACCGTCAGTTTTCGAAACAAATGGCAGCGCCGGAGGAGGATTGTTTCTAGAACATTCTGTTGTTTCGTTTCCGTGGGATCGCCGAAGAGATCACCGGGTTTTCTCCTCCGGCCGATTTATGTCTGTTACTTTGTCATCTTCCAAGGCGAATAGTAATCAAGATGAGTTTGGTCGAAATAGATATAAGAATATCGCtgataataacaataataataataatgttaATAGTAATTCGGAGGATGAAACGATGTCGTTTGAGGTGGTTGAGGAGTATAAGGAGCATAAGATTGTTAGCAAGAAGAAGAAAGACAAGGTTAAGTTGAGTGGGGGAGCGAGTGCGTTTAATACTACTAAGCATCTTTGGTCTGGAGCTGTTTCCGCTATGGTTTCCAG GACttttgttgctcctcttgagAGACTTAAGCTTGAGTATATTGTTCGGGGTGAGCAGAAGAATCTTATTGAGCTTATCAAATCAATAGCAGTTTCACAAGGCTTGCGGGGATTTTGGAAAGGAAATTTTGTCAATATCCTCCGCACTGCTCCGTTCAAGGCAATTAACTTCTACGCCTATGATACATACAGAAATGAACTACTCAGAATAACAGGAAACGAGGAAACAACAAACTTTGAAAGGTTTGTTGCTGGCGCTGCTGCAGGAATTACAGCAACAGTTCTCTGCATACCCATGGACACA ATCAGAACAAAGATGGTAGCTCCTGGGGGCGAAGCCTTGGGTGGTGTGATTGGTGCTTTCCGCCACATGATACAGACTGAAGGATTCTTCTCTTTATACAAAGGTCTAGGACCTTCCATAGTAAGCATGGCACCGTCAGGTGCTGTATTTTATGGAGTTTATGACATATTGAAGTCGGCTTATCTACGTTCACCTGAAGGGAGACAAAGAATTCAACATATGCAGCAACCAGGTCAGGAACTAAATGCTTTTGAACAACTGGAGTTGGGTCCAATCAGGACACTAATGTATGGGGCAATTGCTGGAGCATGTGCGGAGGCTGCTACATACCCGTTTGAAGTTGTGAGAAGACAGCTTCAGATGCAAGTCAGGGAAACAAAGATGAGTGCAGTAGCTACCTGTGCCAAAATAATGGAGCAAGGCGGGATTCCTGCACTTTATGCAGGATTGACTCCCAGCTTACTACAG GTTTTACCATCAGCTGCCATTAGTTACCTGGTGTACGAGTTCATGAAGGTGGTTCTTAAAGTGGAGTCATAG
- the LOC141721407 gene encoding cyclin-dependent kinase C-1-like, protein MGAAGYGQLNLEESPSWGSRNIDCFEKLEQIGEGTYGQVYMARDIKTGEIVALKKIRMDNEKEGFPITAIREIKILKKLQHENVIRLKEIVTSTGPEADEQAKPDGDNKYKGNIYMVFEYMDHDLTGLADRPGLRFTIPQIKCYMKQLLTGLHYCHVNQVLHRDIKGSNLLIDNEGNLKLADFGLARSFSNDHNGNLTNRVITLWYRPPELLLGVTKYGPAVDLWSVGCIFAELLQGKPVLPGKAEPEQLNKIFELCGTPDEINWPGVSRTPWYNKFKPARPIKRRVREAFRHFDRHALDLLEKMLTLDPSQRISAKDALDAEYFWTDPLPCDPKSLPKYESSHEFQTKKKRQQQRQIDENAKRQKLQHPQQHSRLAPQMQPGQAHAPQWNGPNHHMNNSQPPLSTGPGHHHYGKPRGPPGGPSRYPPGGNPAGGYYADRGSQGGGYGSGPYPTQGRGPAGAASGSRGASGGYGVGHPNYNQGGQYGGSGSGRGSNSMPGNNRNQPYGWQ, encoded by the exons atGGGTGCAGCGGGTTATGGGCAGCTTAATTTGGAGGAATCGCCATCATGGGGTTCTCGAAACATCGATTGTTTCGAAAAATTGGAACAGATCGGTGAAGGCACTTATGG TCAAGTCTACATGGCCAGAGACATTAAAACAGGAGAAATTGTTGCTTTGAAGAAAATTCGAATGGACAACGAGAAGGAAGGG TTTCCCATCACTGCAATCCGTGAAATTAAGATCCTGAAGAAGTTGCAACATGAAAATGTCATAAGGTTAAAAGAGATAGTGACATCCACAG GTCCTGAGGCGGATGAACAAGCAAAGCCAG ACGGTGACAACAAGTACAAAGGAAACATTTACATGGTTTTTGAGTACATGGACCATGACCTAACTGGGCTTGCTGATCGTCCTGGACTGAGGTTTACAATCCCCCAGATCAAG TGCTATATGAAGCAATTACTAACAGGACTTCATTATTGTCACGTCAATCAAGTACTCCATAGGGATATTAAAG GTTCGAACCTTCTTATTGACAACGAGGGAAATTTAAAGCTTGCCGATTTTGGACTCGCTCGGTCATTTTCCAATGATCACAATGGAAATCTCACAAATCGTGTCATAACTCTGTGGTATAG ACCTCCTGAGTTGCTTCTTGGTGTTACCAAGTATGGTCCTGCTGTTGACTTGTGGTCAGTTGGATGTATTTTTGCGGAGCTTCTACAAGGGAAACCAGTTTTACCTGGGAAAGCAGAG CCTGAACAATTGAACAAGATATTCGAGCTCTGCGGAACACCTGATGAGATCAACTGGCCCGGAGTGTCTCGGACTCCATGGTATAACAAATTTAAACCAGCAAGGCCTATAAAAAGACGAGTTCGGGAGGCTTTTCGGCA TTTTGACCGACATGCTCTTGATTTACTGGAGAAAATGCTGACCCTGGATCCGAGTCAG AGAATTTCTGCTAAAGATGCGCTTGATGCTGAATATTTCTGGACGGACCCCTTGCCCTGTGATCCTAAAAG TCTACCTAAATATGAGTCCTCACACGAGTTCCAGACAAAGAAAAAACGACAGCAGCAGCGACAAATTGACGAAAATGCCAAGAGGCAGAAATTGCAGCACCCACAGCAACATTCTCGGTTAGCTCCCCAAATGCAACCGGGACAAGCACATGCTCCGCAATGGAACGGTCCTAACCATCACATGAACAATTCCCAGCCTCCGCTGTCCACTGGACCTGGTCATCATCATTATGGAAAGCCTCGAGGTCCTCCTGGAGGGCCGAGTCGTTACCCTCCTGGTGGGAACCCTGCTGGAGGTTATTATGCGGATCGCGGGAGCCAAGGTGGTGGTTATGGTAGTGGGCCATATCCAACTCAAGGGAGAGGACCAGCAGGAGCTGCCTCTGGTTCTCGAGGAGCCTCTGGTGGCTATGGTGTCGGCCATCCAAACTATAATCAAGGTGGTCAATATGGAGGTTCCGGTTCAGGAAGAGGCTCAAATTCAATGCCAGGAAACAATCGCAATCAGCCATATGGCTGGCAATGA